A region of the Pseudomonas asiatica genome:
AACGCCGCAGTGCTGGCCGGTGGTATCTCCAAGGCCCTGGTCACCACTGCGGCCGGCCTGATGGTCGGTATTCCGGCGGTGTTCTTCCACCGGTTCCTGCTGCGCCGCATCGACGAGCTGGTAGTCGGCATGGAACAGGAAGCGATCAAGCTGGTGGAAGTGATCCAGGGCGACCGTGAAGTGGAAGTGGCCGGAGGCAAGGCGTGAAGTTCCGGCGCAATCGCCAGCGGGAGAGCGTCGACATCAACCTGGCGTCGCTGATCGACGTGGTGTTCGTCCTGCTGCTGTTCTTCGTGGTCACCACCACCTTCACCCGCGAGACCCAGCTGCGCGTCGAGCTGCCCGAAGCCGCCAGCGCCGAGCAGGCGCCGCCCGACCAGGGCAAGCTGGTGGAAATCACCATCAGCGCCGAAGGCGTGTACTCGGTGAACAACCACCTGCTGCCCAAGAGCGACCTGGCCACCCTGAGCGAAGCGATCGAGCGTGAGTCGGGCGGCGACAACAAGCTGCCGCTGGCCATCAGCGCCGACGGCAAGACCCCGCACCAGGCTGTGGTCACCGCGATGGATGCCGCCGGCAAGCTCGGTTTCAGCCAGTTGCGCATGACCACCGTCGAGGCGGCTCAGGGCACGCCTTGATGGCCTTCGCCGACCGCCTGCTCGCCGCCTGGTACGCCGGGCATCCGGCTCTGGCGCTGCTGCGCCCGCTGGAGGCACTGTATCGCCGCGTGGTCACGCGCAAGCGGGCGCGTTTTCTCAGTGGCGAAAGTGCCAGCTACCGGGCCCCGGTGCCGGTCATCGTGGTGGGTAACATCACCGTGGGCGGTACCGGCAAGACGCCGATGATCCTCTGGCTGATCGAGCACTGCCGCCAGCAGGGGCTGAAGGTGGGCGTGGTCAGCCGTGGCTATGGCGCCAAGCCGCCGCAGCTCCCCTGGCGCGTGCAGGCCGACCAGGCCGCCGAGCAGGCCGGCGATGAACCGCTGCTGATCGTGCAGCGCACCGGCGTGCCGCTGATGATCGACCCCGACCGCTCCCGCGCCGTGCAGGCCCTGCTGGCCAGCGAACCTCTCGACCTGATCCTGTGTGACGACGGCATGCAGCACTACCGCCTGGCCCGTGACCTGGAGTTGGTGCTGATCGATGCCGCCCGCGGCCTGGGCAATGGCCGCTGCCTGCCGGCGGGGCCGTTGCGTGAGCCGGCCGAACGCCTGCACGAGGCTGACGCGGTGCTGTTCAACGGCGCCAGCGCAGACCGCGCCGATGGCTTCGGCTTCTGCCTGCAGCCGTCAGCCCTGGTCAACCTGCGCAGCGGCGAGCGCCGCGCGCTCGACCATTTCCCCGCAGGCCAACGCCTGCACGCGGTGGCCGGTATCGGCAACCCGCAACGTTTCTTCAATACCCTGCTGGGGCTAAACTGGCAGCCGGTGCCGCATCCCTTTGCCGACCATGCGCAGTTCAGCGCCCAGAGCCTGGCCTTCAGCCCGCCGCTGCCGCTGGTCATGACCGAGAAGGATGCGGTGAAATGCCGGGCCTTCGCCGCTGACGACTGGTGGTACCTGGCCGTCGAGGCGCAGCCCACGCAGGCTTTCAGCGCCTGGTTCGACAACCAGTTGCAACGCTTGCTGCGCAAGCCCTGAGCCCTTTTTCAATTCCCGGCCACCTGGCCTAAAGGAAGCCTCAAATGGACACCAAACTGCTCGATATCCTGGCCTGCCCGATCACCAAGGGGCCGCTGAAGCTCAGTGCCGACAAGACCGAGCTGATCAGCAAGGGCGCCGGCCTGGCCTACCCGATCCGCGACGGCATCCCGGTCATGCTGGAAAGCGAGGCGCGCACCCTGACCGATGAAGAGCGTCTGGACAAATGAGCCTGGATTTCACCGTGGTGATCCCCGCCCGGCTGCGCTCCACGCGCCTGCCGGGCAAGCCATTGCTGCCGATCGCCGGCAAGCCGATGGTGCAGCATGTGTGGGAACAGGCCCGCAGGAGCGGCGCCAGCCGCGTGGTCATCGCCACCGACGACGCCAGCATCGTAGAGGCCTGCAAGGCCTTCGGCGCCGAAGTATTGCTGACCCGTGCCGACCATGAGTCCGGCACCGACCGCCTGGCCGAAGTGGCCGTACACCTCGGGCTGCCGGCCGATGCCATCGTGGTCAACGTGCAGGGCGACGAACCGCTGATCCCGCCGGTGATCATCGACCAGGTGGCAGCCAACCTGGCGGCGCACCCGGAAGCCGGTATCGCCACCCTGGCCGAACCGATCCATGAGCCGGAAACCGTGTTCAACCCCAACGCGGTCAAGGTAATCAGCGACAAGAGCGGCCTGGCCCTGACCTTCAGCCGTGCACCACTGCCCTGGGCCCGCGATGCGTTTGCCAAGGACCGCAACCAGTTGCCGGAAGGCGTGCCGTATCGCCGCCACATCGGCATGTACGCCTACCGCGTCGGCTTCCTGCAGGACTTCGTCAGCTGGGGCCCGTGCTGGCTCGAGCAGACCGAAGCGCTGGAGCAGCTGCGTGCCCTGTGGCATGGCGTGCGCATCCACGTCGAAGACGCCATCGAGGCGCCTGCCGTGGGCGTGGATACCCCTGAAGACCTGGAGCGCGTACGGCGCTTGCTGGAGGCCTGATGCGCGTCCTGTTCGTCTGCCTCGGCAATATCTGTCGCTCGCCCACCGCCGAAGGCGTGCTACGCCATCAATTGCAAGCTGCCGGGCTTGCCGACCGGGTGCATGTGGCCTCGGCCGGCACCGGCGACTGGCACGTCGGCAAGGCGCCTGACAGCCGCACCTGCAAGGCAGCGCTGGCGCGTGGCTATGACCTGTCGCAGCAACGCGCCCAGCAGGTCAAGGCGGCGCACTTTGCCGAATATGACTTGATCCTGGCCATGGACGAGAGCAACCTTGGCCATTTGCGTGCGATGCGCCCGCACACGGCAGTAGCGGAGCTCGACCTGTTCCTGCGCCGCTATGGCGCAGCGCTGGATGAAGTGCCAGACCCGTACTACGGCGGCGCCGATGGCTTCGAGCAGGTGCTCGACCTGGTTGAAGCGGCGTGCCAGGCGCTGGTCCTGGAAATCAAGGGGCGGCTATGACAGTGCAGTGGCAGGAGCAGGTATCGCTCAAGCCTTACAACACCTTTGGCATCGACGTGAAGGCGCGGTATTTCACTCAGGCACATGATGACCAGGAGGTGCGCCAGGCGCTGGCCCAGGCGCAGCAAACCGGCGTGCCGGTGCTGGTGATTGGCGGTGGCAGCAACCTGCTGCTGACCCGCGATATCGATGCGCTGGTGCTGCATATGGCCAGCCGTGGCCGACGCGTGCTCAGCGACGATGGCGAACGTATCGTGGTCGAGGCCGAGGCCGGTGAGCCTTGGCACCCGTTTGTGCAGTGGACACTGGCGCAGGGGTGTTGCGGGCTGGAGAACCTCAGCCTGATCCCCGGCACCGTGGGCGCTGCGCCGATGCAGAACGTGGGCGCCTATGGCGTTGAAATCAAGGACGTATTCGTCGGCCTGACCGCCCTGGACCGCGAGACCGGCGAGTTGCGTGACTTCGGCCTGGCTGAATGTGCCTTCGGGTATCGCGACAGCCTGTTCAAGCGCAACCCTGGGCGTTGGTTGATCCTGCGTGTGCGTTTTGCCTTGAGCCGAACGCTGCAGGCTCACCTGGATTACGGCCCGGTGCGCCAGCGGTTGGCAGAGCAGGGCGTGACCGAGCCGACCGCGCAGGCGATCAGCGAGGCGATCTGCAGCATTCGCCGCGAGAAGCTGCCAGACCCGGCAGAGCTGGGTAATGCCGGGAGCTTCTTCAAGAACCCGGTGGTCTCGGCGGAACTGGTCGAGCGTATCCGTGCGCAGTACCCGGGAGTGGTGGCGTATCCCCAGGCTGATGGCCAAGTGAAGCTGGCGGCAGGCTGGCTGATCGAACAGGCAGGCTGGAAGGGCCATCGCGAGGGGGATGCCGGGGTGCATCGTTTGCAGTCGCTGGTGCTGGTCAACTACGGCCAGGCGAGCGGGGCGCAGATGCATGCGCTGGCGCGGCGGATCCAGGCCGATATCCTCGAGCGGTTCGGGGTCGAGCTGGAGATGGAGCCTAACCTCTACTGATTCAGTGCCTGGGCTGGCCCTTTCGCGGCTAAAGCCGCTCCCACAGGGACCTCACAGGGCCTGAGGGTAGTGGGGCCCCTGTGGGAGCGGGTTTACCCGCGAAGAGGCCGGTACAGGAAAAACGTCCAGCCAAGAAAAAGCCCCGCCAGTTCGCACTGGCGGGGCTTTTTCATTCAGCCTTGGCTATCAACCGTGATGAGGCTTTTGCTCATCAGTGGCTTCCAGGGCTGGCTCCTCGGTGGCTGCAGCAGCTTCCTGTGCGGCCTTGGCGGCAGCCTCGGCCTCACGCTTGCGGCGACGCACTTCACGCGGGTCGTTCGGCGCACGGCCGTTGGCCAGCATGACAGTGGCAGGTTCCACCGCCGCAGGGGCTTCGACCGGTGCAGGCTCGACGGCCACTGGGGCAGGCTCGGCCACCACTTCTGGCTGGGCTTCGACAACCGGGGCAGGTTGCTCGGCAACCGGAGCGGCTTCGACCACGACCGGGGCCTGCTCGATTTCACCGGCCTCGACGGCAGGCGCTTCTACCGGTGCTTCGGCAACCACTACCGGTTCGGCAGCAGGTGCTTCGTCGACCACTGGCTGCGGAGCGACTTCGACCACTGGCTCGGCAGTTGCCTCGACCACGGCCACAGGCTCGCTGACCGGCTGCTCGACCACCGGGGCCACAGCCACTTCTTCAGCCTCGGCAGCAGCTTCGACCTGTTCGACCTTCTCGGCCTGCTCGACCGGCTGGGCGACTTCGCTGTTGTCGGTTTCCGCTACGGCGGCGACTTCGGCGGTGGCAAGCTCGGCCTGCTGGTTGGCCTGGGCTTCGGCGTCGGCACTGATGTTGCTGCTGGCGACGGCGGCAGTCACGGCCAGGCCGGCAGCCAGTTCGGCACCCAGCTCGGTGGCCTGATGCGGTTGCGGCTGCTCTTCGCTGCCTTCTTCCTCGCTGCCATCGATCAGCTCGCCGTTGGCGTTGCGCTGACGCTCACGACGGTTGCTGCGGCGACGCTGACCACGGGAACGGCGGCGCGGGCGCTCGCCATCGGTGCCTTCCTGTTCGTCCTGCAGCAGCTCTTCGTTCGGCAGTTGCTCTTCGGCCAGCTCGGCAGCCTGCTCGGCGGTTTCTTCGGCTACGCGTGGCTGACGCTCTTCGCGTGGTGGGCGAGGGGCACGTTCTTCGCGTGGAGCACGTTCTTCACGAGGTGCGCGCTCTTCACGCGGAGCACGTTCTTCACGCGGAGCACGTTCTTCACGCGGAGCACGTTCTTCACGCGGAGCACGCTCCTCACGCGGTGCGCGTTCTTCACGTGGAGCACGCTCCTCACGTGGGGCACGTTCCTCGCGAGGTGCACGCTCTTCACGCGGGACACGTTCTTCACGGGCTACACGTTCCTCGCGCGGCTGACGTTCCTCACGCTCGGCAGGGGTGGCGTCCAGTGGCTCACGCAGTTCGCGCACGCGCTCTTCGCCACGGTTGCCGCGGCGGTCTTCGCGTGGCTGGCGTGGAGCACGCTCTTCGCGTGGAGCACGTTCTTCACGCGGTGCACGCTCTTCGCGTGGGGCGCGTTCTTCACGTGGTGCACGCTCTTCGCGTGGGGCACGTTCTTCACGAGGAGCACGTTCTTCACGAGGTGCGCGCTCGGCACGCTCTTCACGCGGCTTGCGCTCTTCGTCGCGGCGGCCGTTGCGGTTGCGGCTCTGCTGGCGGCCGTTGCGGCGTTCTTCGTTGCGTGGGCTGCGCTCGGCGGCCGGCTTCTCGGCGGCAGTGACAACCGGCGCTGCGGCAGGCTCTTCCTTGCCGGCGAACAGGCTTACCAGCGATTTCACCAGGCCCTTGAACAGGCTTGGCTCCGGGGCGACCGGGGCAGGGGCGACCGGTGCGGCAGGCTGCGGCTCTTCGACAGTGGCCGGGACCGGCGCGTTGGCGCGGGCCGGGGCGGTCTTGACCGCGGCTTCCTGGCGAACCAGGGTGCGAGTGGCGGTCGGCTGCGGCGCTTCTTCGGCTTCGGCGGCGGCGATCTCGTAGCTGGACTGGTTGCTCAGCACTTCCGGGTTGTCGTCGCGCAGGCGCTGGACTTCGAAGTGCGGGGTTTCCAGGTGATCGTTCGGCAGGATGATGATGCGCGCACGGGTACGCAGTTCGATCTTGGTGATCGAGTTGCGTTTCTCGTTGAGCAGGAAGGCAGCCACCGGGATCGGCACCTGGGCGCGAACTTCGGCGGTGCGGTCCTTCAGGGCTTCTTCTTCGATCAGGCGCAGGATGGCCAGCGACAGCGACTCGACGTCACGGATGATGCCGGTGCCGGAGCAGCGTGGGCAGACGATGCCG
Encoded here:
- the lpxK gene encoding tetraacyldisaccharide 4'-kinase, with translation MAFADRLLAAWYAGHPALALLRPLEALYRRVVTRKRARFLSGESASYRAPVPVIVVGNITVGGTGKTPMILWLIEHCRQQGLKVGVVSRGYGAKPPQLPWRVQADQAAEQAGDEPLLIVQRTGVPLMIDPDRSRAVQALLASEPLDLILCDDGMQHYRLARDLELVLIDAARGLGNGRCLPAGPLREPAERLHEADAVLFNGASADRADGFGFCLQPSALVNLRSGERRALDHFPAGQRLHAVAGIGNPQRFFNTLLGLNWQPVPHPFADHAQFSAQSLAFSPPLPLVMTEKDAVKCRAFAADDWWYLAVEAQPTQAFSAWFDNQLQRLLRKP
- the rne gene encoding ribonuclease E — encoded protein: MKRMLINATQPEELRVALVDGQRLYDLDIESGAREQKKANIYKGKITRIEPSLEAAFVDFGSERHGFLPLKEISREYFKKAPEGRVNIKEVLSEGQEVIVQVEKEERGNKGAALTTFISLAGRYLVLMPNNPRAGGISRRIEGEERNELREALNGLTVPGDMGLIVRTAGLGRSSEEMQWDLDYLLQLWTAIKEASQDRAAPFLIYQESNVIIRAIRDYLRQDIGEVLIDSIDAQEEALTFIRQVMPQYASKVKLYEDSVPLFNRFQIESQIETAFQRVVDLPSGGSIVIDPTEALVSIDINSARATKGSDIEETALQTNLEAAEEIARQLRLRDIGGLIVIDFIDMTPAKNQRAVEERVRECLEADRARVQVGRISRFGLLEMSRQRLRPSLGESSGIVCPRCSGTGIIRDVESLSLAILRLIEEEALKDRTAEVRAQVPIPVAAFLLNEKRNSITKIELRTRARIIILPNDHLETPHFEVQRLRDDNPEVLSNQSSYEIAAAEAEEAPQPTATRTLVRQEAAVKTAPARANAPVPATVEEPQPAAPVAPAPVAPEPSLFKGLVKSLVSLFAGKEEPAAAPVVTAAEKPAAERSPRNEERRNGRQQSRNRNGRRDEERKPREERAERAPREERAPREERAPREERAPREERAPREERAPREERAPREERAPRQPREDRRGNRGEERVRELREPLDATPAEREERQPREERVAREERVPREERAPREERAPREERAPREERAPREERAPREERAPREERAPREERAPREERAPREERAPREERAPRPPREERQPRVAEETAEQAAELAEEQLPNEELLQDEQEGTDGERPRRRSRGQRRRSNRRERQRNANGELIDGSEEEGSEEQPQPHQATELGAELAAGLAVTAAVASSNISADAEAQANQQAELATAEVAAVAETDNSEVAQPVEQAEKVEQVEAAAEAEEVAVAPVVEQPVSEPVAVVEATAEPVVEVAPQPVVDEAPAAEPVVVAEAPVEAPAVEAGEIEQAPVVVEAAPVAEQPAPVVEAQPEVVAEPAPVAVEPAPVEAPAAVEPATVMLANGRAPNDPREVRRRKREAEAAAKAAQEAAAATEEPALEATDEQKPHHG
- the murB gene encoding UDP-N-acetylmuramate dehydrogenase, which translates into the protein MTVQWQEQVSLKPYNTFGIDVKARYFTQAHDDQEVRQALAQAQQTGVPVLVIGGGSNLLLTRDIDALVLHMASRGRRVLSDDGERIVVEAEAGEPWHPFVQWTLAQGCCGLENLSLIPGTVGAAPMQNVGAYGVEIKDVFVGLTALDRETGELRDFGLAECAFGYRDSLFKRNPGRWLILRVRFALSRTLQAHLDYGPVRQRLAEQGVTEPTAQAISEAICSIRREKLPDPAELGNAGSFFKNPVVSAELVERIRAQYPGVVAYPQADGQVKLAAGWLIEQAGWKGHREGDAGVHRLQSLVLVNYGQASGAQMHALARRIQADILERFGVELEMEPNLY
- a CDS encoding Trm112 family protein, translating into MDTKLLDILACPITKGPLKLSADKTELISKGAGLAYPIRDGIPVMLESEARTLTDEERLDK
- the kdsB gene encoding 3-deoxy-manno-octulosonate cytidylyltransferase, translated to MSLDFTVVIPARLRSTRLPGKPLLPIAGKPMVQHVWEQARRSGASRVVIATDDASIVEACKAFGAEVLLTRADHESGTDRLAEVAVHLGLPADAIVVNVQGDEPLIPPVIIDQVAANLAAHPEAGIATLAEPIHEPETVFNPNAVKVISDKSGLALTFSRAPLPWARDAFAKDRNQLPEGVPYRRHIGMYAYRVGFLQDFVSWGPCWLEQTEALEQLRALWHGVRIHVEDAIEAPAVGVDTPEDLERVRRLLEA
- a CDS encoding low molecular weight protein-tyrosine-phosphatase, which produces MRVLFVCLGNICRSPTAEGVLRHQLQAAGLADRVHVASAGTGDWHVGKAPDSRTCKAALARGYDLSQQRAQQVKAAHFAEYDLILAMDESNLGHLRAMRPHTAVAELDLFLRRYGAALDEVPDPYYGGADGFEQVLDLVEAACQALVLEIKGRL
- a CDS encoding ExbD/TolR family protein, with translation MKFRRNRQRESVDINLASLIDVVFVLLLFFVVTTTFTRETQLRVELPEAASAEQAPPDQGKLVEITISAEGVYSVNNHLLPKSDLATLSEAIERESGGDNKLPLAISADGKTPHQAVVTAMDAAGKLGFSQLRMTTVEAAQGTP